The Salvelinus fontinalis isolate EN_2023a chromosome 9, ASM2944872v1, whole genome shotgun sequence genome has a window encoding:
- the LOC129862006 gene encoding uncharacterized protein LOC129862006 isoform X4: protein MEIDNGAVREGVLVPVLPGSKNFDNSIRPPLQNSYMYKESKQSFRYNSAFLINNATLQERYAAFRTKRRDMGYSEEEMEESYGFLLFDDENKANKVGETGVVPGHSTCTTLGDPSKGVYVSKYSDCLDLNRWYHGKSGYIAIIKLTKGRVREVTENYTVNYTSPSNEFDCHVSEQLSSVSANTSSFLAFERTQYYMYELPVGGAVQPPSHVCPFAIVAFSYWDTKTSASEEQEKSEEEKTVFHYYPWRGQLQISSQIYHVGLKSSTGPLIPAKLPTMMSVDGAIQMSDLRQKLPKAIFETCFSGEVSLEGMGCSLYELAPSEAEDTSLSQLTQDLKEKDLALTIQLNDNGFLILLHSSHFLTYEDTGSSKPEVLQGMFVFPDSRAIHRDTKVCWKKPFLSPECLQVVPALNYAETEVEKCLPSPSGELCGLLEQHIQSYASLIHPGLTISPSREASIFPDQFDVPDALKYLYSAPKWTEMGWRRLKSYFHQPGSFELSVSRATELLVAGREERGDEPDDDVYYCLSSPEGSPMSPASLGGPEEQQSGGKAPGDTADTAADFSKALVVSMEDFEKPGKTMEDSNASDKAVKEGNNLLSKEVQERLPSDLSKPLIPADDFGKPGLNKAHSNAPGITLPPKEVQEELHSDLSQPSVSADGSEKPGKTKADCNAPGVRTEDEGTSLIPEEVEVDVQEKVHSNLLQPAVSAEDLGRADLAALGKADCNAPEVGVANEETNLYLKEVQKDMPSGVSQPPVSAEVLRKPSPALATKPNSKAPAAGVEDNVRTLPQKEVQEEVPSDLSQLEVSAKAFGIASMRVMKKATEVTEVSTSPASGNLPTVLVITATERTATVLPHNENLDLINTESTTNNSSSLPCAKVQDKGGSALNGQRGKANQPSKPTEVSHSSISDWRKRPRKRHRFSGLGKRILRSTVADFEEKEKEDMESMDSSEVYLLKKRKERMDLIQVNPLQKEERMDVTQVHPLKMPRELMNLIQDPPLKKKEKVDVTQVHPLKMPRELMNLIQDPPLKKKEKVDVTQVHPLKMPRELRNLIQDPPLKMKSKDLIHYHPLRNKESMDLIHDDHPLKKKTERWDLKAIISECGRIFVPHGSEVIAKDIESLKIKGKVLDHKQCADEMMVEACIKVPQPIETGDGPNLELNKSDENKDLPIGMLDSKDSLHEVKMADVGKMASLNPSELVLNKDTDSPSSGKHKKKRQYVAISLSQLKTVLSRGGKRNTSINPAPEDQTSPLNKKSKADTPGMDKMENDNINKTNQDRTTGAVEVAKEQTFGLDPKFALALGLTPTELHNDAHKSPEKSDIPLKKDIQDRLDLVPPQATSDQTSEVLPSSPSTTIILASQRRPFKKKHEHADSIRKKCSILQVPISEGLLQHRKDIFADGSQTLRAFLCQQKDQNRKEPGLAPESLSKGIGCKQKFHRFRRFIEKDGSVQVTRLWKENYNFNSDSKFTNDPKDKTVIRALHGPWDFDIKDTKEQVQLIIHMWIGLFYSRSTARFCQADSTLTCLEKKDSTEVAHGTVPAQVPPETKTSSPAYIALSRIPEPEVLDLSNMGKKEAQPLSLEAEVLDLSMKTTSTVLVSLDTESKQRIDCKNHPLYRKATTGLHKETISCPKQSTGVELKVYRDRVDSMMSEKSSDLGDDEDYETNNHENDSKGTLQNGVSPYERTLESDRSYILLCEQAASVYIHQEKLLETETAQVLEGNNKKLVQKEEEMTGDGEPNAACLKTMGSKDVNKEQQLKDNDSVKTMPYTEVQMDGDAAYMADTVESNANEARDGAHVVIWDGSESKEEMHKVDHNVKDSVEAAKPEAVHAGKDTTNKEITKAQTAVHVGKDFIDKDKALKAVHSENVPRDYGNTKDQVQTAMQDGNDTRDETLPAMICGEDSGDKAPPVVCDGNTSVAEALPEISHTDIDSHKATLSVVHGGNDPRDTTLPVKCNGKLYIDVEPTVVHDINGSTDEELPMGQGGDVSAGTSRVLPEMHAEIKCKDDELPTQVFPVCDGNKPFVGEFHTLIQPNNVLGVAKNEIDEADVETKEQEKELMQGQSKSDDVTTQSSTTFPPGSQHSQDETLERLTGQVEIPPIPREDIAHTDVLHSIGEASEMAQGQVEIPFIGVEIPFIGVEKDSQDINHTEVHDTHPSQKETLITVCDSANVLSAEMLEKIVSKGTESVSRCPTVDEVLYGYIPIPDICSASLAICDADGVSKPLSTGEGYSRCPTPTEYEPPFVPGFSYVHHTPNTVLLHNAKDTNSPRLDSGLALIENEKDHHEPSLSLYKARAATGLHKLHKSSNNNTPNNLEAIDNQFSQILADPRKNPIATSTPLNTPSSSLKERSDYDPYSNMRLAAVEPDLHAHSSRHSLHSFSYSFPNTHCSLTEKAAFSVPSIHPEVLSNETTLTGNFSEIALERETCLRPALSELILQSTRLSIPAGSGPTAASQNLSVHSFTQPQPNSQQPAMIVNLSKSEDSRGQYNWEEGPTDIDPMSSDVLKSKQTETPVRSNTNAHPYNTEYAREMRQIAVLKDYEDVMADEDVMGENEAPSVDKDKIESSLETNWISDDKHLRSKFRLNKTRLDFINSLRQSQEWEQREFDGVVDFSKQGISSSVTFQSEESDKILSRMEENQQEWLKYCRATRSGSQMDMTKEEDSSVAKPHLVTVLDHKGNRITYENYPVLKPTASMHTRTVPDSNRQGLSSFLEFSKRWDDTHNADESDLTQSSMDLETLIFSERMNQMLKRKSSSSSRYNRSRHRRSNVEERASTSSPSVTVHFSSLQEDQDGSEEHWEAIPSLAAQKIRVEMPERMAMPEETDGEPQHLKKLSCTKGSEMTHVKVSDLVVDSFKAYHAMMTEVCAGKKYPSRTERLKREEAKRNSSPKSRAPSKDFCGQMKEDMYDSLHDNLNSVVRQSCKNKFRFYILVTSSDPFFRETKELLEAEGHIAVEQSQFCLGKESPSCPLHIILRNEDIAEHICEVPHLLELKKSQNVLFAGIDRPDDIVNLTHQELFGKGGFVVFEGAALHTLSLSNMKKMSGFLEGLSKKGKWKWLLHYRDSRKLKENARSSVEAQGKKIFMDVCQEAGMVEVLPYHECDVISRERPNYLHCLVRLQVQNVSARLPVFITDTTADKAFAKHGIFTMNINSFLLISQSDTCTIS from the exons ATGGAAATCGATAATGGTGCCGTGAGAGAAG gtgtgttggtacctgtgctACCAGGTTCGAAAAACTTCGACAACAGCATTCGGCCTCCACTGCAAAACTCGTACATGTACAAGGAGTCTAAGCAGTCTTTCAGATACAACTCTGCTTTCTTGATAAACAATGCTACTCTGCAGGAACGG TATGCGGCTTTCCGAACAAAGAGGAGAGACATGGGATACTCAGAGGAAGAAATGGAGGAGTCCTATGGCTTCTTGCTGTTTGACGACGAAAATAAG GCAAATAAAGTGGGAGAAACTGGTGTTGTCCCTGGACACAGCACATGTACCACACTTGGAGATCCTTCAAAGG GTGTGTACGTGTCCAAGTACTCGGACTGCCTGGACTTAAACCGCTGGTACCACGGGAAGTCTGGGTACATCGCCATCATCAAGCTCACCAAG GGCAGGGTCAGAGAGGTGACTGAGAACTACACAGTAAACTACACCTCTCCCTCTAATGAGTTTGACTGTCATGTATCAGAGCAGCTCAGTTCTGTGTCAGCCAAcaccagctccttcctggccttCGAGAGAACACAG TACTACATGTATGAGCTGCCTGTTGGAGGGGCAGTTCAGCCTCCCAGCCATGTCTGCCCATTCGCTATCGTGGCTTTCTCCTATTGGGATACCAAGACATCCGCATCAGAGGAGCAGGAGAAAAG TGAGGAAGAAAAAACAG TCTTTCACTACTATCCGTGGAGGGGCCAGCTCCAAATCAGCTCTCAGATCTACCATGTGGGTCTGAAGTCCAGCACAGGACCCCTAATCCCAGCTAAACT TCCAACAATGATGTCAGTTGACGGAGCAATTCAAATGTCAGATCTGAGGCAGAAATTACCGAAGGCTATATTTGAAACCTGCTTCTCCGGTGAAG TGTCTCTGGAAGGAATGGGTTGCAGTCTGTATGAGCTTGCACCCAGTGAGGCTGaagacacctctctctctcagctcacaCAGGACCTCAAGGAGAAAGACCTG GCCCTCACAATACAACTGAATGATAATGGTTTTCTTATACTGTTACATTCATCTCACTTCCTCACATATGAAG ATACTGGGTCCAGTAAGCCAGAGGTATTGCAGGGGATGTTTGTGTTTCCAGACTCCAGAGCTATACACAGAG ACACCAAGGTCTGCTGGAAGAAGCCCTTCCTCTCACCAGAGTGCCTCCAGGTGGTGCCGGCACTGAACTATGCAGAGACAGAGGTGGAAAAGTGCCTCCCTTCACCAAGTGGGGAGCTATGTGGTTTACTAGAGCAGCATATCCAGAGCTACGCTTCCCTCATCCACCCTGGGCTTACCATCAGTCCATCCAGGGAGGCCAGCATCTTCCCAGATCAGTTTGATGTTCCCGACGCCCTCAAATACCTCTACTCCGCCCCCAAGTGGACTGAGATGGGATGGAGACGTCTCAAATCTTATTTCCACCAGCCAGGCTCCTTTGAGCTGTCGGTGTCCAGAGCCACGGAGCTTCTGGTGGCAGGGCGAGAGGAGCGAGGAGATGAGCCGGATGATGATGTCTACTACTGTCTGTCATCTCCAGAGGGGTCCCCCATGAGTCCTGCTAGTCTGGGTGGCCCAGAGGAGCAGCAGTCAGGGGGAAAGGCCCCAGGAGACACAGCTGACACAGCAGCAGACTTTAGTAAAGCACTTGTAGTGTCAATGGAGGACTTTGAGAAACCTGGTAAGACTATGGAAGACAGTAATGCATCAGACAAAGCAGTAAAGGAAGGGAATAACTTGCTTTCGAAGGAAGTTCAAGAAAGGTTGCCCTCGGATCTTAGCAAGCCTCTAATCCCTGCAGACGATTTTGGGAAACCTGGCTTGAACAAGGCACACAGTAATGCACCAGGGATAACTTTGCCTCCAAAAGAGGTGCAGGAGGAGCTCCACTCTGATCTTTCTCAGCCTTCTGTGTCGGCAGATGGCTCTGAAAAACCTGGGAAGACCAAGGCTGACTGTAATGCACCAGGGGTAAGAACAGAGGATGAAGGGACAAGTTTGATCCCAGAGGAGGTTGAAGTTGATGTACAAGAAAAGGTGCATTCCAATCTTTTACAGCCTGCAGTCTCTGCAGAGGACTTGGGGAGAGCTGACCTGGCAGCATTGGGCAAGGCAGACTGCAACGCTCCAGAGGTAGGAGTAGCGAATGAAGAGACTAACTTGTACCTGAAGGAGGTGCAAAAGGATATGCCCTCTGGTGTTTCACAGCCTCCAGTCTCAGCAGAGGTCTTGAGGAAACCTAGTCCGGCCCTGGCGACCAAGCCCAACAGCAAGGCACCAGCGGCAGGCGTAGAGGATAATGTGAGAACTTTGCCTCAGAAGGAGGTGCAAGAGGAGGTTCCCTCTGATCTTTCCCAGCTTGAAGTGTCGGCAAAGGCTTTTGGGATAGCCAGTATGAGAGTGATGAAAAAGGCCACAGAGGTGACAGAGGTTTCAACCTCACCTGCATCAGGTAACCTCCCAACAGTGTTAGTCATCACTGCCACTGAAAGAACTGCAACCGTTTTACCTCACAATGAGAACCTTGACTTGATCAACACAGAGTCCACCACAAATAACTCCTCCAGTTTGCCTTGCGCCAAAGTACAGGATAAGGGCGGAAGTGCTCTCAATGGGCAACGTGGCAAGGCCAATCAGCCTTCAAAACCCACAGAGGTCAGTCATTCCTCTATATCTGATTGGAGGAAACGGCCAAGgaaacgtcatagatttagcggATTGGGTAAAAGGATCTTGAGGTCTACAGTGGCTGACTttgaagagaaagaaaaagaggacATGGAAAGTATGGATTCAAGTGAAGTCTACCTATTGAAAAAGAGGAAGGAACGGATGGATTTAATTCAAGTTAACCCATTGCAAAAGGAGGAAAGGATGGATGTAACCCAAGTTCACCCATTGAAAATGCCAAGAGAACTGATGAATTTGATCCAAGATCCCCCATTGAAAAAGAAGGAAAAGGTGGATGTGACCCAAGTTCACCCATTGAAAATGCCAAGAGAACTGATGAATTTGATCCAAGATCCCCCATTGAAAAAGAAGGAAAAGGTGGATGTGACCCAAGTTCACCCATTGAAAATGCCAAGAGAATTGAGGAATTTGATCCAAGATCCTCCATTGAAAATGAAAAGCAAGGATTTAATCCACTATCACCCATTGAGAAATAAAGAAAGTATGGATTTGATTCATGACGACCATCCATTGAAAAAGAAGACAGAACGGTGGGACTTGAAGGCAATCATCTCCGAATGTGGTAGAATTTTTGTCCCTCACGGTTCAGAAGTTATCGCCAAGGATATAGAATCATTGAAAATTAAGGGGAAAGTGTTAGATCACAAACAATGTGCTGACGAGATGATGGTTGAAGCTTGTATCAAAGTCCcccaacccatagaaacaggagatggacctAACCTAGAGTTGAACAAGTCAGATGAGAACAAAGATTTGCCCATAGGGATGTTAGACAGTAAAGACAGTCTGCATGAGGTCAAAATGGCTGATGTAGGCAAGATGGCCTCTCTGAATCCCTCAGAACTGGTCCTGAACAAAGACACGGATTCTCCTTCCTCAGGAAAACACAAAAAGAAGCGTCAATATGTCGCAATATCCCTCAGTCAACTAAAGACAGTTCTTTcaagagggggaaagaggaatACATCCATCAATCCTGCTCCAGAAGATCAAACATCACCCTTGAACAAGAAAAGCAAGGCTGATACTCCTGGCATGGATAAAATGGAAAATGATAATATCAACAAAACCAACCAGGACAGAACCACAGGTGCTGTTGAAGTTGCAAAGGAACAGACATTTGGCCTAGACCCAAAGTTTGCACTAGCATTAGGCTTGACTCCTACGGAGTTGCATAATGACGCACACAAATCTCCAGAAAAAAGTGATATTCCGTTAAAGAAAGATATTCAGGACAGACTAGACCTGGTCCCACCTCAAGCCACATCTGACCAAACATCTGAGGTTTTGCCTAGCTCACCTTCAACAACAATCATCTTGGCGAGTCAGAGGAGACCATTCAAAAAGAAACACGAGCATGCAGACTCCATTAGGAAAAAAT GTTCAATCCTTCAAGTCCCAATTTCGGAGGGACTTCTGCAGCATCGCAAGGATATCTTTGCTGACGGATCTCAAACACTACGGGCCTTCCTGTGTCAGCAGAAGGACCAGAACAGGAAGGAACCCGGATTGGCTCCGGAATCCCTGAGCAAAGGAATCGGGTGCAAGCAGAAGTTCCATCGCTTCCGGCGGTTCATTGAAAAAGATGGCTCAGTTCAAGTGACAAGGCTGTGGAAGGAAAACTACAACTTTAATTCAGACAGCAAGTTTACCAACGACCCTAAGGATAAAACAGTTATTAGAGCCCTACATGG CCCATGGGATTTTGACATTAAGGACACAAAGGAACAGGTTCAGCTCATTATCCACATGTGGATAGGTCTTTTCTACAGCAGGTCCACTGCGAGGTTCTGCCAGGCAGACTCAACTCTAACATGTTtggaaaaaaaggattctacaGAAGTGGCTCATGGAACGGTACCAGCCCAGGTTCCACCTGAGACCAAGACAAGTTCCCCTGCTTATATAGCCCTCTCCAGGATACCAGAACCTGAAGTTTTGGACCTTAGTAACATGGGTAAAAAAGAAGCACAACCATTAAGCCTGGAAGCTGAGGTATTGGACCTTTCAATGAAAACAACCTCAACTGTGCTAGTCTCTCTAGACACAGAGTCTAAGCAGAGAATAGATTGTAAAAATCATCCATTATACCGAAAAGCAACTACTGGCCTGCACAAGGAAACCATCTCTTGTCCGAAACAAAGTACAGGTGTTGAGTTAAAG GTTTACAGAGACCGTGTGGACAGCATGATGTCAGAAAAATCAAGTGACCTGGGTGATGATGAAGACTATGAAACCAACAACCATGAGAATGACAGCAAGGGTACCCTCCAAAATGGTGTGTCCCCTTACGAAAGAACTTTGGAAAGTGATCGATCGTACATACTTCTGTGTGAACAGGCAGCAAGTGTGTACATTCATCAAGAAAAGCTCCTGGAGACTGAAACTGCTCAGGTTTTGGAGGGCAACAACAAAAAGCTTGTCCAAAAGGAGGAGGAGATGACGGGTGATGGAGAACCAAATGCAGCGTGTCTTAAAACCATGGGCTCTAAAGATGTCAATAAGGAGCAACAACTTAAAGATAACGATTCAGTCAAAACAATGCCATACACAGAAGTGCAGATGGATGGTGATGCTGCCTATATGGCTGACACAGTTGAGAGTAATGCAAATGAAGCCAGGGATGGGGCTCACGTTGTCATCTGGGATGGCAGTGAGTCAAAAGAGGAGATGCACAAAGTAGATCACAACGTGAAGGATTCTGTTGAAGCTGCAAAACCAGAAGCGGTGCATGCTGGGAAAGATACCACAAACAAGGAAATCACTAAAGCACAAACTGCTGTGCATGTTGGGAAGGATTTCATTGATAAAGATAAGGCACTCAAAGCAGTGCACAGTGAAAATGTTCCCAGAGATTATGGAAACACCAAAGACCAGGTGCAAACTGCAATGCAGGATGGGAATGATACTAGAGATGAGACCCTACCAGCGATGATTTGTGGAGAAGATTCAGGAGATAAAGCACCACCTGTGGTGTGTGATGGGAATACGTCTGTGGCTGAGGCACTACCAGAGATATCACATACTGACATTGATTCCCATAAAGCAACACTGTCAGTGGTGCATGGTGGAAATGATCCGAGAGATACGACACTACCTGTGAAATGTAATGGCAAGCTGTACATAGACGTAGAACCCACTGTAGTGCATGATATAAATGGTTCCACGGATGAGGAACTACCAATGGGGCAGGGTGGGGATGTTTCTGCTGGGACTAGCAGAGTACTGCCAGAAATGCATGCTGAGATTAAATGTAAAGATGATGAACTGCCCACGCAAGTATTTCCAGTATGCGATGGGAATAAGCCTTTTGTAGGCGAGTTTCACACACTCATTCAGCCCAATAATGTTTTAGGAGTGGCTAAAAATGAAATAGATGAGGCTGATGTAGAAACTAAAGAACAGGAAAAAGAATTGATGCAGGGTCAGAGTAAATCTGATGATGTCACAACTCAAAGTTCCACAACATTCCCGCCAGGGTCCCAACATTCTCAAGACGAGACATTAGAAAGACTGACAGGTCAGGTGGAAATACCACCGATTCCCAGGGAAGACATCGCACACACAGATGTTCTACATTCAATAGGTGAGGCATCAGAGATGGCCCAAGGTCAGGTAGAAATTCCATTTATTGGAGTAGAAATACCATTCATTGGAGTAGAGAAGGATAGCCAGGATATTAATCACACAGAGGTGCATGATACTCACCCAAGTCAGAAAGAGACACTGATCACAGTCTGTGATAGTGCTAATGTGTTATCAGCTGAAATGCTAGAAAAAATAGTTTCAAAGGGAACAGAATCAGTCAGTCGATGCCCAACTGTGGATGAGGTGCTGTATGGTTACATCCCCATTCCTGACATCTGCAGCGCCTCCTTGGCCATCTGCGATGCCGATGGGGTCAGCAAACCCCTCAGCACTGGGGAAGGTTACAGCAGATGCCCAACTCCTACAGAATACGAGCCACCTTTCGTTCCAGGATTTTCTTATGTCCATCACACACCAAACACTGTTTTGTTGCACAATGCGAAAGACACCAACAGTCCCCGCCTCGATAGTGGTCTTGCGCTCATTGAAAATGAAAAGGATCATCATGAACCAAGTCTTAGTCTCTATAAAGCTAGGGCTGCTACTGGGTTGCACAAGCTGCATAAATCCAGCAACAATAACACACCAAATAATCTGGAAGCCATTGATAATCAGTTCTCTCAAATATTGGCTGATCCTCGCAAGAACCCAATCGCCACTAGCACACCTCTCAACACTCCCTCATCTTCTTTAAAGGAAAGAAGCGATTACGATCCATATTCAAATATGCGACTTGCCGCTGTTGAACCAGACCTGCATGCTCATTCAAGTCGCCATTCGCTGCATAGTTTCTCTTACTCCTTTCCCAACACCCACTGTTCCTTAACAGAGAAAGCTGCCTTCTCTGTGCCATCAATCCACCCGGAAGTCCTGTCCAATGAAACAACATTAACTGGGAACTTTAGTGAAATCGCCTTAGAAAGAGAGACTTGTTTGCGTCCTGCCTTAAGTGAGCTCATCCTACAGTCCACCCGTCTGAGTATTCCAGCGGGCAGTGGACCTACAGCAGCTTCTCAGAACCTTTCAGTGCACAGTTTTACTCAGCCCCAGCCAAACAGCCAGCAACCTGCCATGATTGTGAATCTCTCCAAGAGTGAGGACAGCAGAGGACAGTACAACTGGGAAGAAGGACCAACAGATATTGATCCTATGTCTTCAGATGTCCTAAAAAGCAAACAAACCGAAACCCCTGTCCGCTCAAACACTAATGCTCACCCTTATAACACAGAGTAtgccagagagatgagacagattGCGGTTTTGAAAGATTATGAGGATGTTATGGCTGATGAGGATGTTATGGGTGAAAATGAGGCGCCTTCTGTAGATAAAGACAAAATTGAATCCAGTTTAGAGACCAATTGGATATCAGATGACAAACATTTAAGAAGTAAATTCCGGTTGAATAAAACAAGACTTGACTTCATCAACTCTTTACGCCAGTCTCAGGAATGGGAGCAAAGGGAATTTGATGGGGTTGTGGACTTCAGCAAGCAAGGCATTTCCTCGTCAGTCACCTTCCAGTCTGAAGAATCAGACAAAATACTTTCCCGTATGGAAGAGAACCAACAGGAGTGGTTAAAGTATTGTAGGGCTACGAGGAGTGGCAGCCAGATGGATATGACCAAGGAAGAAGACTCCTCAGTGGCAAAGCCACACTTAGTTACCGTTTTGGATCACAAAGGAAACAGAATCACCTATGAAAACTATCCCGTTTTGAAACCTACAGCAAGCATGCACACACGGACTGTTCCTGACTCAAACAGACAGGGCTTGAGCAGTTTTCTGGAGTTCTCCAAGAGGTGGGATGATACACATAACGCTGATGAATCTGATCTTACACAGTCATCTATGGATCTGGAGACCCTCATCTTCTCAGAGAGAATGAACCAGATGCTAAAACGTaagagtagtagcagcagcaggtaCAACCGATCGAGACACCGCAGGTCAAACGTAGAAGAAAGAGCTTCCACCAGTAGCCCGTCTGTGACAGTGCACTTTTCCAGTCTACAGGAGGATCAGGACGGCTCCGAGGAGCACTGGGAGGCGATACCGTCACTTGCAGCACAAAAGATCAGAGTGGAGATGCCTGAAAGGATGGCTATGCCTGAAGAAACAGATGGAGAACCTCAGCATCTTAAGAAATTGTCCTGTACAAAGGGCAGTGAGATGACGCATGTAAAAGTTTCAGATCTGGTTGTGGATAGTTTCAAGGCGTACCATGCTATGATGACCGAGGTGTGCGCAGGCAAAAAATACCCATCCAGAACTGAGAGACTCAAGAGGGaagaagcaaagagaaacagtTCGCCAAAGTCTCGAGCTCCAAGCAAAGACTTCTGTGGGCAGATGAAGGAGGACATGTATGACAGCCTGCATGATAATCTGAACTCTGTTGTGAGACAGTCATGTAAGAACAAATTCAGGTTCTACATACTGGTGACATCATCTGACCCATTCTTCAGAGAGACGAAG GAGCTGTTAGAAGCAGAGGGCCACATTGCGGTAGAACAGTCTCAATTCTGCCTTGGAAAGGAAAGTCCATCGTGCCCTCTACACATCATCTTAAGGAACGAAGATATTGCTGAACACATTTGTGAG GTCCCTCACTTGCTTGAGTTGAAGAAGTCTCAGAACGTGTTGTTTGCTGGTATTGACCGTCCTGATGACATCGTGAACCTGACCCACCAAGAACTCTTCGGCAAAGGCGGTTTTGTGGTGTTTGAGGGAGCAGCTCTGCACACACTCAGTCTCA gcaACATGAAGAAAATGTCTGGTTTCCTGGAGGGACTGAGTAAAAAAGGGAAGTGGAAATGGCTGTTGCACTACAGAGACAGCCGGAAACTGAAAGAGAACGCACG GTCTAGTGTGGAAGCACAGGGCAAAAAAATCTTCATGGATGTCTGCCAGGAGGCTGGAATGGTGGAGGTCTTACCCTACCATGAATGTGATGTCATTTCAAGGGAACGACCCAACTACCTCCACTGTCTCGTTCGCCTACAGGTCCAGAATGTATCGGCTCGTTTACCTGTATTTATAACTG ACACAACGGCAGACAAAGCGTTTGCAAAACATGGGATCTTCACAATGAATATTAACTCTTTCCTGCTGATTTCTCAGAGTGACACATGCACTATTTCTTAA